One region of Cryptosporangium minutisporangium genomic DNA includes:
- a CDS encoding GNAT family protein, whose protein sequence is MALTEEAAGRSLSLANREPCQRARRPGQPEPIIRGALQSASIGYWVGAAHTGRGFATAAVAQAVGLAFDQLQLHRMQAEILVHNAASEAVCARTAYSSTEPHPPT, encoded by the coding sequence ATGGCCTTGACCGAGGAGGCGGCAGGACGCAGCCTCTCGCTGGCCAATCGTGAACCATGCCAACGAGCTCGTCGGCCAGGTCAACCTGAGCCCATCATCCGCGGCGCACTCCAATCGGCGTCGATCGGCTACTGGGTCGGCGCCGCGCATACCGGCCGCGGCTTCGCGACCGCCGCCGTCGCGCAGGCGGTCGGGTTGGCATTCGATCAGCTCCAGCTGCACCGCATGCAGGCGGAGATCCTGGTGCACAACGCCGCCTCCGAAGCCGTCTGCGCAAGAACGGCTTACTCGAGTACGGAACCGCACCCGCCTACATGA
- a CDS encoding DUF998 domain-containing protein has translation MTTASEVPEAPAAASLSARPGQARASRLSGLCLTLAGIGVLMGSITAEALFDGAYTTHADTLSHLGASEPPDSVVTQPSAAIFDGTMLLTGVLILAGAWWMYRAAGPKAASIFTALLGTGVLGVGIFPLTHPGPHTVFAMTAFFSGGIAVILSARETEHPFRILWILLGAISLVAIALGIFLLDWAPVAQLGEGGIERWNAYPIVLWLVAYGSYLIAAPDRVKS, from the coding sequence ATGACAACAGCGTCCGAGGTTCCCGAAGCACCAGCGGCGGCGAGCCTGTCGGCGCGACCGGGCCAGGCCAGGGCATCAAGGCTCAGCGGCCTATGCCTGACCCTCGCCGGCATCGGCGTCCTGATGGGCAGCATCACCGCCGAGGCTCTGTTCGACGGGGCCTACACCACGCACGCCGACACTTTGAGCCACCTCGGCGCCTCGGAGCCTCCGGACAGTGTCGTCACCCAGCCGTCCGCAGCCATCTTCGATGGCACCATGCTCCTTACCGGAGTGCTGATCCTGGCCGGTGCGTGGTGGATGTACCGGGCGGCCGGACCGAAAGCCGCCAGCATCTTCACCGCGCTGCTCGGCACCGGTGTGTTGGGCGTGGGGATCTTCCCGCTGACCCATCCCGGCCCGCACACGGTATTCGCGATGACCGCTTTCTTCTCCGGCGGTATCGCCGTAATCCTCTCTGCGCGTGAGACGGAGCATCCATTCCGAATCTTGTGGATACTGCTCGGGGCGATCTCGTTGGTGGCCATCGCGTTAGGCATCTTCCTCCTCGATTGGGCGCCGGTGGCACAGCTCGGAGAGGGCGGCATCGAACGGTGGAACGCCTACCCGATCGTCTTGTGGCTCGTCGCGTACGGGAGCTACCTGATCGCAGCACCCGACCGAGTCAAGTCCTGA